One Brumimicrobium sp. DNA window includes the following coding sequences:
- a CDS encoding PorP/SprF family type IX secretion system membrane protein has product MKKLLLFILSLMLLSEVYAQDPQFSQFYANPIYLNPAFAGSHGCPRFALNYRNQWPSLSGTFVTYSASYDQFFKSIAGGIGVIVTHDQQGKGTINHSTLSFIYNYHLKASRKFTLMFAGKATWNQKFLDWDKLTFGDMIDPRRGFIYATGDVPRGGTRGFFDVSAGIVGYTDIIYFGVAAYHLNMPNESMIVGKSPMPMRFVGHLGANIALGGKSQYSNQTSILPNIIFQYQQGFMELMLGTYIKYGIFTAGVWFRSRDAFITSIGIDTGTFKIGYSYDVTVSKLNNMVSGGSHEVSMGINLNCKSRTPSFRTISCPSF; this is encoded by the coding sequence ATGAAAAAGTTGTTGTTGTTTATATTATCCTTGATGTTATTGAGTGAGGTCTATGCCCAAGACCCTCAATTTTCACAGTTTTATGCAAATCCTATTTATTTGAATCCAGCTTTTGCTGGTAGTCACGGTTGCCCGAGATTTGCGTTGAACTATAGAAATCAATGGCCATCACTTTCAGGAACCTTTGTTACCTATTCGGCTTCATACGATCAATTCTTTAAATCAATTGCAGGTGGTATCGGTGTGATTGTTACCCACGACCAACAAGGGAAGGGTACGATTAATCATTCTACATTAAGCTTTATTTATAACTACCATTTAAAGGCAAGTAGAAAATTCACATTAATGTTTGCTGGGAAAGCTACATGGAATCAAAAATTCTTGGATTGGGATAAATTGACTTTTGGAGATATGATTGACCCTCGTCGTGGTTTTATCTATGCTACAGGTGACGTGCCAAGAGGAGGAACTCGTGGTTTCTTTGATGTTTCCGCTGGGATTGTGGGATATACAGATATTATCTATTTTGGTGTGGCTGCTTACCACTTAAATATGCCTAACGAATCTATGATTGTTGGAAAGAGTCCTATGCCTATGCGTTTTGTAGGGCATTTAGGTGCTAACATCGCTTTAGGTGGAAAATCTCAGTATTCTAACCAAACATCTATTTTACCAAACATTATCTTCCAATACCAACAAGGATTTATGGAGTTGATGTTAGGTACTTATATTAAATATGGAATATTCACTGCCGGTGTTTGGTTCCGTTCTCGCGATGCATTTATTACCTCTATTGGTATTGATACAGGAACTTTTAAGATTGGTTATAGCTACGACGTAACTGTTTCCAAATTAAATAATATGGTGTCAGGGGGTTCACATGAAGTGTCTATGGGTATTAACTTGAATTGTAAATCAAGAACCCCTAGCTTTAGAACAATCTCCTGTCCTTCTTTTTAA
- a CDS encoding RNA polymerase sigma factor: MNRLEYNIAVRKHASNLYGYVFNFLRNSEDSKDIVQDVFEKLWENRKKVEMDKCKAWMFKTGHNALINFAKRKGRTIFDSEQIPEFVGMDNRFETKEVVELALSILPPIQKSIILLRDLEGYAYDEIGDILDISESQVKVYLYRARKKIKKQLGVLMLINE; this comes from the coding sequence TTGAATCGTTTAGAATATAATATCGCAGTCAGAAAACATGCCTCCAATTTATATGGGTATGTCTTCAACTTTCTTCGCAACAGTGAAGATAGCAAAGATATTGTTCAAGATGTATTTGAAAAGTTATGGGAAAATAGGAAAAAAGTAGAAATGGATAAATGCAAAGCGTGGATGTTTAAAACTGGACACAATGCATTAATCAATTTCGCAAAGCGCAAAGGCAGAACTATTTTTGATTCGGAACAAATTCCTGAATTTGTAGGAATGGATAACCGTTTTGAAACAAAAGAAGTTGTGGAGCTCGCGCTTTCCATACTTCCTCCCATCCAAAAAAGTATTATTCTTTTGCGTGATTTAGAAGGTTATGCATATGACGAAATAGGAGATATTTTAGATATTTCTGAAAGTCAGGTGAAGGTGTACCTCTACAGAGCGCGTAAGAAAATAAAGAAACAGTTAGGCGTTTTAATGTTAATCAATGAGTAG
- the trxA gene encoding thioredoxin: MAVEITDANFEELVLKSDKPVVVDFWAEWCGPCRMIGPVIEEMHGEYEGKALIGKVNVDENPGVSAKFGIRNIPTVLFIKNGEIADKSIGAVPKAQLTDKLNSLL, encoded by the coding sequence ATGGCAGTAGAAATCACAGATGCAAATTTTGAGGAATTAGTATTGAAATCTGACAAACCTGTAGTGGTTGACTTTTGGGCTGAATGGTGTGGACCATGTAGAATGATTGGACCAGTTATCGAAGAAATGCACGGAGAATATGAAGGGAAGGCATTGATAGGAAAAGTAAATGTGGACGAAAATCCAGGTGTTTCTGCAAAATTTGGAATTAGAAATATCCCAACTGTATTATTCATTAAAAATGGAGAGATTGCTGATAAATCAATAGGAGCTGTTCCAAAAGCACAATTAACTGATAAATTAAATTCACTTTTATAG
- a CDS encoding ATP-binding protein, whose product MNSIHQQIASWKKGLLSPNKNDVLLNIIPTKNAMDIQDSYQPEGWFSVEENVLLKKIIQQHNQHLRETGSPIFGIAKDILSFELAGVAYNTPFLLASAHIQRNRFNATFEIQQVEDFFINPLLLKLLQQEELTEETEDIVSFLSDKGLTVQTTQGIWVANYHPHRFVLQKEFDELLEVQEYSNSVKGLLGETCENNLLDLPEMLLYPADESQLTAMELVKHEDVVIQGPPGTGKSQVIANLIGKTLGCGKSSLLVAEKPVALQVIYDQLKRHKLHYFSVLYHHELQSKQFIGSLKRTWKYLEKMDIKSIQVANQSHLITQQLDLNLARLQQTDLIGGISFIAFKSKYDISKKGTYILKKPSLAHWQRDKEILVSLEQNGFPLFSGWKILKIKQFSLEKSQEMLEKSLSIVKIHLGDNATLIDLQQKLKLSNYISLFYYNDTPLSIDVFQKGSKTHASFVKSYNALKSLVEKEKIYQKEEEHWKKKFSLSELNEYILALTNTKLSYSAWKTKKHLLRFTNLNMVDGKKMLENLQSLYQVRNEIIQVKERLRKNGLPDELTVLDHIQYTLGRLEATDENALKILFSLSQQERNTIQKSAFELQQVSEILRTYFNLSEEQEIYPQLLEGSKAISLVAAYRSFLQNLSDETLDVLSRATDLAQLENDIYYSHWIDFKGQYPSLASLQGRDITQKIEEVITHFDKEAVQYAEFIQQLIRAKFESYHQLLQTPSSKLDEEQRAFKKVLKKGKSILINAFDKKRVFPTVRELLESEAVYWIQVLHPVFLCSPYSVSKSLPITTVFDLVIFDEASQIPLGHAIGSIQRAKRAVICGDQQQMAPQFYFQKLEYQQSDVLHHASFYWKNAMLTHHYRSQYSQLIAFSNQYFYQNKLKTFPLPNIHNAIECVTLNGVYADRKNKIEAKYVAKIIEEKLQKKELDFGVVAFSQTQLEEILHNLPMEVREEILSLDDVFIQSLENVQGDQCQHLIISLGYGKDENGDFAMRFGPLNQEQGHRRLNVLMSRAIQRITFIRSVTSEDFTISDNEGVEALRKLMLFLENLSSKQVQYIFSEGIHAEDGTIFINDVSIAFPQAQELIDFYRTFRSRGWEVKIEI is encoded by the coding sequence ATGAATTCCATCCATCAACAAATAGCATCTTGGAAAAAGGGCTTGTTGTCACCCAACAAGAATGATGTTTTATTGAATATTATCCCAACTAAGAATGCAATGGATATTCAGGATTCTTATCAGCCGGAAGGATGGTTTAGTGTAGAAGAAAATGTCTTATTAAAGAAAATTATACAACAACATAACCAGCATCTTCGGGAAACTGGCTCTCCTATTTTTGGAATAGCAAAAGATATCTTATCGTTTGAATTAGCTGGAGTTGCATATAATACTCCTTTTTTATTAGCGAGCGCTCACATCCAGAGAAATAGATTCAATGCTACTTTTGAGATCCAACAAGTAGAAGATTTCTTTATTAACCCGCTTTTATTGAAATTACTACAACAAGAGGAATTGACGGAAGAGACAGAAGATATCGTTTCTTTCCTTTCTGATAAAGGATTAACTGTACAAACTACACAAGGAATTTGGGTAGCTAATTATCATCCACATCGATTCGTCTTGCAAAAAGAATTTGATGAATTATTGGAAGTTCAGGAGTATAGTAATTCGGTAAAAGGATTGCTTGGGGAGACATGTGAAAATAATTTATTGGATTTGCCTGAGATGTTACTTTATCCTGCTGATGAGAGTCAACTTACAGCAATGGAACTGGTAAAACATGAAGATGTTGTAATTCAAGGTCCTCCAGGAACAGGTAAATCTCAAGTGATAGCCAATCTAATTGGAAAAACATTAGGTTGTGGAAAATCGTCATTGTTAGTAGCAGAGAAGCCAGTAGCACTTCAGGTAATTTACGATCAATTAAAGAGGCATAAGCTCCATTATTTCAGTGTACTTTATCACCATGAATTACAGTCTAAACAATTTATAGGCTCACTCAAGAGAACGTGGAAGTACTTGGAAAAAATGGATATAAAATCAATTCAAGTTGCCAACCAATCTCATTTAATTACGCAACAATTGGATTTGAATTTGGCACGTTTACAACAAACTGATTTGATAGGTGGAATCTCATTTATAGCCTTTAAATCCAAGTATGACATATCTAAAAAGGGCACTTACATTCTTAAAAAACCAAGTTTAGCACATTGGCAAAGGGATAAAGAAATATTAGTGTCTCTTGAACAGAATGGGTTTCCTTTATTTAGTGGGTGGAAGATTTTAAAAATCAAACAATTTTCTTTAGAGAAATCGCAAGAAATGTTGGAAAAGTCGCTCTCAATTGTTAAGATACATTTGGGAGATAATGCTACTCTAATAGATTTGCAACAAAAACTAAAACTAAGCAATTATATTTCTTTGTTTTATTATAATGATACACCACTTTCTATAGATGTTTTTCAAAAAGGAAGTAAAACTCATGCGAGTTTTGTGAAATCATATAATGCACTAAAATCTTTAGTTGAGAAAGAAAAGATATATCAAAAAGAAGAAGAACATTGGAAAAAGAAATTTAGCCTTTCTGAGCTAAATGAATACATTTTGGCATTGACCAATACAAAGTTGAGTTATTCAGCTTGGAAAACAAAGAAACACTTACTTAGATTCACCAATTTGAATATGGTGGATGGGAAAAAGATGTTAGAAAATTTACAGTCTTTATATCAGGTAAGAAATGAAATAATTCAAGTAAAGGAACGACTTAGAAAGAACGGCTTACCCGATGAATTAACCGTTTTGGATCATATTCAATATACACTTGGACGTTTAGAAGCTACAGATGAGAATGCATTGAAGATTCTGTTTTCTCTTTCACAACAAGAGCGAAATACTATCCAAAAATCTGCGTTTGAACTTCAACAAGTATCTGAAATACTGCGTACGTATTTTAATTTGTCAGAAGAGCAGGAGATATATCCCCAACTCCTTGAAGGAAGTAAGGCTATTTCTTTAGTAGCAGCATATCGTTCTTTCCTTCAGAATCTTTCGGATGAAACTTTAGATGTGCTTTCTCGGGCAACAGATTTAGCTCAATTAGAAAATGATATATACTATTCACATTGGATTGATTTTAAGGGACAATATCCGAGTTTAGCTTCTTTGCAAGGTAGAGATATTACCCAAAAGATTGAAGAAGTTATTACACATTTTGATAAAGAAGCAGTGCAATATGCCGAGTTTATTCAACAACTAATACGTGCTAAGTTTGAGTCATACCACCAGTTATTGCAAACTCCTTCAAGCAAATTAGATGAAGAACAGAGAGCATTTAAAAAAGTGTTAAAGAAAGGAAAGTCTATATTAATAAATGCTTTTGATAAAAAACGTGTCTTTCCTACTGTTAGAGAATTGTTAGAGAGTGAGGCTGTTTACTGGATTCAAGTCTTACATCCTGTTTTCTTATGTAGTCCGTATAGTGTTTCTAAGAGTTTACCGATTACTACTGTATTTGATTTGGTGATTTTTGATGAGGCAAGTCAGATTCCTTTAGGACATGCCATTGGAAGTATTCAACGTGCTAAACGTGCTGTGATTTGTGGAGATCAGCAACAGATGGCACCTCAATTCTATTTTCAGAAATTGGAATATCAGCAATCTGATGTGTTGCATCATGCTAGCTTTTATTGGAAAAATGCTATGTTAACTCATCATTACCGTTCTCAATATTCTCAATTAATTGCTTTTAGTAATCAGTATTTCTATCAGAATAAATTGAAAACTTTTCCATTACCCAATATTCATAATGCAATAGAGTGTGTCACATTAAATGGAGTATATGCTGATAGAAAGAATAAAATAGAAGCAAAATATGTAGCAAAAATTATTGAAGAGAAACTTCAGAAAAAGGAGTTGGATTTTGGGGTGGTTGCTTTTAGTCAGACTCAACTAGAAGAGATTTTACATAATCTTCCAATGGAAGTGCGAGAAGAAATCCTTTCACTGGATGATGTTTTTATACAGTCACTAGAAAATGTTCAAGGCGACCAATGTCAGCATTTAATTATAAGTTTAGGATATGGGAAGGATGAGAACGGTGATTTTGCCATGCGATTTGGCCCGCTGAATCAAGAGCAGGGACATCGGAGATTGAATGTATTAATGTCTCGTGCGATTCAAAGAATCACATTTATTCGTAGTGTTACCTCTGAAGATTTTACAATTTCTGATAATGAAGGAGTGGAAGCTTTGCGTAAGTTGATGCTTTTCTTAGAGAATTTATCTAGTAAACAAGTTCAATATATCTTTTCAGAAGGAATTCATGCTGAAGATGGAACTATATTTATAAATGATGTCAGTATAGCATTTCCACAAGCACAAGAATTAATCGACTTTTATAGAACATTTAGAAGTAGGGGATGGGAGGTAAAGATTGAAATTTGA
- a CDS encoding M12 family metallo-peptidase — translation MKKHMLILVMLLSGAIGFSQSNFWKPISKGKINHSGYQLETKTDAYFSFDISSFKNLVATNSPITIALPMGVDEFIYFQLSVNTTMSTELMDAYPEVRAFDGYPTDKSSRKAKVEIGPNYFRAMIMQPGKSTIFIDPAAFTNELQDQYVLYEKEDLITDKYFECFFEGQSAPETEIGLRGVQSCEMRTYRLALAATGEYTIFHGGTKAQALAAQVTTMNRVNGLYERDLSIHMTMINNDAIIYTDPATDPYTNGNASAMLSENHNNLNSVIGSSNYDIGHVFGTNSGGVAYLGSVCSSSNKGRGVTGSGAPVGDAFDIDYVAHEMGHQFGANHTFNNSCGNNRNNSTAYETGSGSTILSYAGICPSDVQAHSDAYFHAASLQEIGIEISSPSHNCPTKTPNGNTAPVVTSANSLPTIPAKTPFILKAAATDADGDDITYCWEQMNKEITTQPPLATASSGPNFRSYNPTTSPIRYVPAIDKQLQPNYKWEILSEKTRTYNFRVTVRDNHGTGGCTDSKDITVPVTANAGPFLVTYPNAIGITWTGGTTETVTWDVANTDVSPVSCNNVKISISTDSGDTFTTLIASTPNDGSEQVTVPNVATTKAIIMVTSENETFFDISDKKFKIVTSAAGLEENSLESAFQLYPNPTKGSFVIQLKDVPSIDGYKVYNMLGALVVSSNQKIENNTTVSLEKLNQGVYLFETYINGNRVIKKIIKN, via the coding sequence ATGAAAAAACATATGCTAATTCTCGTTATGCTCCTAAGCGGAGCAATTGGGTTCTCTCAAAGTAATTTTTGGAAACCTATTTCTAAAGGAAAGATAAATCATTCAGGGTATCAATTAGAAACTAAAACAGATGCTTATTTCTCTTTTGATATCTCTTCATTTAAGAATCTTGTAGCTACAAATTCTCCTATTACCATAGCTCTCCCAATGGGTGTAGATGAATTCATTTATTTTCAATTATCAGTAAATACAACCATGAGCACTGAATTAATGGATGCCTACCCAGAAGTTAGAGCTTTTGATGGATATCCCACAGATAAATCCAGTCGTAAAGCAAAGGTTGAGATAGGACCCAACTATTTCAGAGCTATGATTATGCAGCCTGGAAAGTCAACTATTTTTATTGATCCAGCTGCGTTTACAAATGAATTGCAAGATCAATATGTATTATATGAAAAAGAAGATTTGATAACGGACAAATATTTCGAATGTTTCTTTGAAGGACAATCCGCTCCTGAAACAGAAATAGGTCTACGAGGTGTTCAATCTTGTGAAATGAGAACTTATCGTTTAGCGCTTGCAGCTACGGGTGAATACACCATCTTCCATGGAGGTACAAAGGCTCAAGCACTTGCCGCACAAGTAACCACTATGAATAGGGTAAATGGACTTTATGAGCGTGATTTATCTATTCACATGACAATGATAAATAACGATGCTATTATTTATACAGATCCTGCTACAGACCCATATACAAATGGAAATGCAAGTGCGATGTTATCCGAAAATCACAATAACCTTAATTCTGTGATTGGAAGTTCTAACTATGATATAGGTCACGTATTTGGTACTAATTCAGGAGGGGTTGCTTACTTAGGAAGCGTTTGTTCTAGCAGTAATAAAGGTCGCGGAGTAACAGGTAGTGGGGCTCCGGTTGGAGATGCATTTGATATTGATTATGTTGCACACGAAATGGGACACCAATTTGGGGCTAATCATACTTTTAATAACTCATGTGGTAATAATAGAAATAATTCAACAGCCTATGAAACGGGAAGTGGTTCTACTATTTTAAGCTATGCTGGAATTTGTCCTTCTGATGTACAAGCACATTCAGATGCTTATTTTCATGCAGCATCTTTACAAGAGATTGGGATTGAGATAAGTAGCCCAAGTCATAATTGCCCAACAAAGACACCAAACGGAAATACAGCACCCGTCGTAACAAGTGCTAATTCTCTTCCAACTATTCCTGCTAAAACTCCCTTTATTTTAAAAGCAGCTGCAACAGATGCTGATGGAGATGATATAACATATTGTTGGGAACAAATGAATAAAGAGATTACTACCCAGCCGCCTCTTGCAACTGCATCATCAGGCCCGAACTTTAGATCATATAATCCAACCACTTCTCCTATTCGTTATGTACCTGCTATTGACAAGCAATTGCAGCCTAACTATAAATGGGAAATTTTGTCTGAAAAAACGAGAACATATAATTTTAGAGTAACTGTAAGAGATAATCACGGAACTGGAGGATGTACAGATAGTAAAGATATTACTGTGCCAGTCACTGCTAATGCAGGACCTTTCTTAGTGACCTATCCAAATGCTATAGGTATTACTTGGACAGGTGGAACTACCGAAACTGTAACTTGGGATGTCGCAAATACTGATGTATCGCCCGTTTCATGTAACAACGTAAAGATTTCTATTTCTACTGATAGTGGTGATACCTTCACAACACTCATTGCAAGTACTCCTAATGATGGTTCTGAGCAAGTTACAGTTCCCAATGTGGCTACAACCAAAGCTATTATCATGGTAACTTCAGAGAATGAAACTTTCTTCGATATTTCAGATAAGAAATTTAAAATTGTTACTAGTGCTGCTGGTTTAGAAGAAAACTCTTTAGAATCTGCATTCCAATTATATCCAAATCCAACTAAGGGTAGCTTTGTGATTCAATTAAAGGATGTTCCTTCTATCGATGGATACAAAGTATATAATATGTTGGGAGCTTTAGTTGTTTCAAGTAATCAAAAGATTGAAAACAACACTACCGTTTCTTTAGAAAAATTAAATCAAGGTGTTTACCTATTTGAAACATATATCAATGGAAACAGAGTGATTAAGAAAATTATTAAGAACTAA
- a CDS encoding long-chain fatty acid--CoA ligase, which yields MMKIERLFDIPYYQLEQHPLDIMFSTKRNQKWEGISTKDFLEKANLVSRGLVALGVQPGDKIALVSANRVEWNIMDIGIQQTGAIGVPIYPNISVKDYKYIFNDAGIKLCVTGDEELYNKINGIKSELPLLDKIYCFDQLNGTPFWEEIMAEADKIDISEVENRKAAIQNGDLATMIYTSGTTGNPKGVMLSHNNILSNVKDCRPRVPGVTGNRALTFLPVCHVYERMLHYLYMYVGFSIYFAESIDTIGENIKEVKPHVFSAVPRLLEKVYDKIVAKGDELKGFKRNLFFWAISLGEQYEFTGKSLGYKIKLAIANKLIFSKWREALGGELLAVVSGSASLSPRLARIFTAGGVPVLEGYGLTETSPVISVNSLEKGGAMFGSVGTLIDNVEVKFAEDGEIIVRGPNIMMGYYNQPEKTKEVLEDDGWFHTGDIGELVQGKFLKITDRKKEIFKTSGGKYIIPQVMENTFKQSRFIEQIMVIGEGKKHPAALIVPSYAFVRDWAERKGIDVGSDNASLISNQQVIERIGEEVANFNQEFGHWEQIKKFELLPKEFSIEGNELTPTLKFKRNNILEIYKDLVDKIYAE from the coding sequence ATGATGAAGATTGAAAGATTATTTGATATTCCATATTACCAGTTGGAACAACACCCATTAGATATTATGTTCTCAACAAAAAGAAACCAGAAATGGGAAGGGATTAGTACAAAAGACTTTTTAGAAAAGGCTAATCTTGTGTCTAGAGGATTAGTTGCTCTTGGTGTTCAGCCTGGAGATAAAATAGCATTAGTATCAGCAAATAGAGTTGAATGGAATATCATGGATATTGGTATTCAGCAAACAGGTGCGATTGGAGTTCCTATTTATCCTAATATCTCAGTTAAGGATTATAAATATATCTTCAATGACGCTGGGATAAAGTTATGCGTTACAGGGGATGAGGAATTATATAATAAAATTAATGGCATTAAATCTGAATTGCCATTACTAGATAAAATCTATTGTTTTGATCAATTAAATGGGACTCCTTTTTGGGAAGAAATTATGGCTGAAGCAGATAAGATAGATATTTCAGAGGTAGAAAATCGAAAAGCTGCTATCCAAAATGGCGATTTAGCAACCATGATCTATACCTCTGGAACAACAGGAAATCCAAAAGGAGTTATGCTTTCTCACAATAATATTTTGTCTAATGTAAAGGATTGTAGACCGAGAGTTCCAGGGGTTACTGGCAATAGAGCATTGACATTCCTACCTGTATGTCATGTATACGAGCGTATGTTACATTATTTATATATGTATGTTGGATTCTCTATTTATTTTGCAGAAAGTATAGATACAATTGGGGAAAATATCAAAGAGGTAAAACCACATGTGTTCTCAGCTGTACCTCGTTTATTAGAGAAAGTATATGACAAAATAGTAGCTAAAGGTGATGAGTTAAAAGGATTTAAGAGAAATTTATTCTTTTGGGCAATTTCTTTAGGTGAACAATATGAATTTACAGGGAAATCACTTGGATATAAGATAAAACTAGCCATTGCAAACAAACTAATTTTCTCTAAATGGAGAGAAGCATTAGGTGGAGAATTATTGGCGGTAGTTTCTGGTTCAGCTTCCCTATCGCCACGATTGGCTCGTATCTTCACTGCAGGTGGAGTTCCTGTACTAGAAGGATATGGTTTAACAGAAACTTCTCCTGTTATTTCAGTGAACAGTCTTGAAAAAGGAGGCGCTATGTTTGGTTCTGTTGGAACGCTTATCGATAATGTGGAAGTAAAATTTGCAGAGGATGGGGAAATCATCGTACGTGGACCAAATATCATGATGGGTTATTATAATCAACCGGAAAAAACTAAAGAAGTATTGGAAGACGATGGATGGTTCCATACAGGAGACATCGGTGAGTTAGTACAAGGTAAATTCTTAAAAATAACTGACCGAAAGAAAGAAATATTTAAAACTTCTGGAGGTAAGTATATTATCCCTCAAGTGATGGAGAACACCTTCAAACAATCACGATTTATTGAACAAATTATGGTGATAGGTGAGGGTAAAAAACATCCTGCTGCCTTAATTGTTCCTTCGTATGCGTTTGTGAGAGATTGGGCAGAAAGAAAAGGTATTGATGTTGGAAGTGACAATGCTTCCTTAATTTCAAATCAACAAGTAATAGAGAGAATTGGAGAAGAGGTAGCTAATTTCAACCAAGAATTTGGCCACTGGGAGCAAATTAAAAAATTTGAACTCCTACCAAAGGAATTCTCAATTGAGGGAAATGAATTAACTCCTACCTTAAAATTCAAGAGAAATAATATTCTTGAGATTTATAAAGATTTAGTAGATAAAATCTATGCTGAATAA
- a CDS encoding type IX secretion system membrane protein PorP/SprF yields MSSPSFENIDQWLFEYMEGNLSSTQETQLMQFVAENPELAMELDAWKKTKISNSQTTEFAVEGLLKPAPQYAKPIAITSGVLMLVLLGWWITSLYTLSPLYLTENIDTSIIYAENQFTQLNTTTPLIAQTDEQSDLYTINSKKTSTSQTHTQTLNSTNTHSNINNVLSQEESENHATEESNVTQEDYAQLIEDYRNSLVSNNSTENNSEISEGNNTTDSNIDSTSDLATHENIEAKTTTTDNEGIAEKNKVASNTTSHTNKSNARTFFNGIMRKIDRMTSKPLALQSTKNPSYHIPMMVGTQVNPALAGTDLGNRILATSRIQWMGSSNSQLMNTLAWDGYISGLRGGLGFNINYNTMSANKLNSYSAQIIYSPKLAITRNISIEPALSFKMGVVNLNKNSSIIGNKVEFNRQNIISLFEEDKVATGSQLWYKDIGLGFMLNTKWFYAGANFDNLSRHNNNYYSNDISKNYKENIHYSAVIGTEYQPLTANYRISTYAFYQNYGKLNELWAGANFEYKWIQFGAGMSTNLDFGASAGFLLNQVHFTYNIDYTKSELLQKRFLSHQLTMKVLIKPTKRGTIRYVKL; encoded by the coding sequence ATGAGTAGTCCTTCTTTCGAAAATATTGACCAGTGGCTATTTGAGTATATGGAGGGAAATCTTTCTTCTACTCAAGAAACTCAATTGATGCAGTTTGTTGCTGAAAACCCTGAGTTAGCAATGGAATTAGATGCTTGGAAGAAAACAAAAATCAGTAATTCACAAACTACTGAATTTGCTGTAGAAGGTTTACTTAAGCCTGCTCCTCAGTACGCTAAGCCAATCGCAATTACATCAGGAGTACTTATGCTAGTATTATTAGGATGGTGGATTACTTCTCTATATACATTGAGTCCATTATATTTAACTGAAAACATTGATACCTCTATTATTTACGCTGAAAATCAATTCACTCAGTTAAATACAACTACTCCTTTAATTGCCCAAACTGATGAACAATCAGATTTATACACAATAAATTCTAAAAAGACTTCTACAAGTCAAACACACACCCAAACACTTAACTCAACTAATACTCATTCCAATATAAATAACGTCCTCTCACAGGAAGAATCTGAAAATCATGCTACTGAAGAGTCAAACGTAACACAAGAAGATTACGCACAACTTATCGAAGATTATAGAAATTCGTTGGTTTCAAACAATTCCACAGAAAATAACTCTGAGATTAGTGAGGGCAACAACACAACTGATTCTAACATAGATAGTACTTCTGATTTAGCAACACACGAAAATATTGAAGCCAAAACAACTACTACAGATAATGAAGGAATAGCAGAAAAGAATAAAGTTGCATCTAATACCACTTCTCATACTAATAAATCTAATGCGCGTACTTTCTTTAATGGTATTATGCGAAAGATAGATCGTATGACAAGCAAACCGCTTGCATTACAAAGCACCAAAAATCCAAGCTATCACATTCCTATGATGGTAGGAACACAAGTGAACCCTGCCCTCGCAGGTACAGACTTAGGGAATCGTATCTTAGCAACTTCCCGTATTCAATGGATGGGCTCTTCTAACAGTCAATTGATGAATACCTTAGCTTGGGATGGTTATATCAGTGGTTTACGTGGTGGCTTAGGCTTTAATATCAACTATAACACCATGAGTGCTAATAAACTAAACTCCTATTCTGCACAAATCATTTATTCACCTAAACTTGCTATCACTCGAAATATCTCTATAGAGCCTGCATTAAGCTTTAAAATGGGGGTTGTGAATCTAAATAAAAATTCCTCCATTATTGGGAATAAAGTTGAATTTAACAGACAAAATATAATTTCTCTTTTTGAAGAAGATAAAGTTGCTACAGGTTCTCAACTATGGTATAAAGATATTGGACTTGGATTTATGTTAAACACTAAGTGGTTCTATGCTGGAGCTAATTTTGATAATTTAAGTCGCCATAACAATAATTACTACTCCAATGATATTAGTAAAAACTATAAGGAAAATATTCATTATTCTGCCGTTATTGGTACAGAATATCAACCACTTACAGCTAATTATAGAATTAGCACCTATGCCTTCTATCAGAATTATGGAAAGCTAAATGAGTTATGGGCAGGAGCTAATTTTGAATACAAATGGATTCAATTTGGTGCTGGTATGAGTACAAATCTAGATTTTGGAGCATCAGCAGGATTCTTGCTTAATCAGGTTCACTTCACCTATAATATTGATTATACTAAAAGCGAGTTACTCCAAAAACGTTTTCTGTCTCACCAGTTAACTATGAAAGTATTAATTAAACCTACAAAACGAGGAACTATAAGATATGTTAAATTATAA